A region of Liolophura sinensis isolate JHLJ2023 chromosome 8, CUHK_Ljap_v2, whole genome shotgun sequence DNA encodes the following proteins:
- the LOC135473600 gene encoding hepatocyte nuclear factor 3-gamma-like has protein sequence MTLYTDNLGITTKTPDSNEITCKEEKESWTESDIKPSCLPQEDFACIIDKDTACAEIEKAKKNPGTKPGLSYIALISMAIQSSEEKRLLLSEIYQWISENFPYYQSKDKSWRNSVRHNLSLNECFVKNGRSENGKGNYWSIHLANIEDFEQGDFRRRHARRRVRKCDEEFRKLTSALCSDSDSPQCTSGRVAETSTTSQFHPPCNASEQGYVPMTSIVMPTRELIETFGINAILSKEEQQIYFQRPQHVQSSQSGPLQSSLTAEAFYCGSHLVTSFSPVRQSLASVDSCLVPDYSYSSLIYTSSQ, from the coding sequence ATGACTTTGTACACCGACAACTTAGGGATCACCACAAAAACTCCTGATTCAAATGAGATAACTTGTAAAGAGGAGAAAGAAAGTTGGACTGAATCAGATATAAAACCCTCTTGTTTACCGCAGGAAGATTTTGCCTGTATCATCGACAAAGACACTGCTTGTGCCGAGATCGAAAAAGCCAAGAAGAATCCCGGAACAAAACCTGGCCTGTCTTATATCGCTCTCATCTCCATGGCTATTCAGAGTTCAGAGGAGAAACGATTGCTTCTGTCAGAAATCTATCAATGGATCTCAGAGAACTTCCCCTATTATCAGAGCAAAGACAAAAGTTGGAGAAATAGCGTCCGTCACAACCTTTCCCTGAATGAGTGCTTTGTGAAAAATGGGCGCAGTGAAAATGGCAAGGGTAACTACTGGTCCATTCACCTTGCAAACATCGAGGACTTCGAGCAGGGAGATTTCCGTAGGAGACATGCCCGTCGTCGAGTTCGAAAATGTGACGAAGAGTTCCGCAAACTGACATCGGCTTTGTGCTCCGATTCCGATTCTCCACAATGTACCTCTGGGAGAGTCGCGGAAACGTCGACTACCTCTCAGTTTCATCCTCCCTGCAACGCCTCTGAACAAGGTTACGTTCCAATGACAAGTATTGTCATGCCAACGCGCGAATTGATCGAAACCTTCGGCATAAACGCCATCTTGTCTAAAGAGGAGCAGCAGATATATTTTCAAAGACCTCAACATGTTCAGAGTTCCCAATCCGGCCCATTGCAGTCAAGCCTGACCGCAGAAGCATTTTACTGCGGGTCACATCTGGTAACGTCATTTTCGCCTGTAAGGCAATCACTAGCTTCTGTCGACTCCTGTTTAGTGCCAGATTACTCTTATTCCAGTCTGATATACACTTCTAGTCAGTAG
- the LOC135473601 gene encoding uncharacterized protein F54H12.2-like: MTDTNDGFVDRLECTAESLSVDMLGRLHCDMFLQHRHLLNNVTVRIRLTLAKDSFALMSDEAAPGYKTRLEEVLIFVRKVKITSGVQLGHLKALAKAPAKYPIRRVLTKYFSVPRGHTLINEQNLFLGSIPTRLVGCVSNKAFDWDYTKNPFRFRHYYTNFVALYVGGRQIPTKPLTPDFENENFIRTYMNLFTHTGKAFHDEGNNIKRTTFAEGHTLFCFDLTPGLHDDHRLNLVQKGDLRLEMRFAKPLPETINVVRYAEFSNIIEIDQSRNVLCDFAS; this comes from the coding sequence gctgggtcGCCTGCATTGTGACATGTTCCTACAACACCGACACCTGCTTAACAACGTCACTGTCCGCATCCGTCTCACCCTGGCTAAGGATTCGTTTGCTCTGATGTCCGATGAAGCCGCTCCCGGCTACAAGACTCGCTTGGAGGAGGTATTGATCTTTGTGCGCaaagtgaaaatcaccagcggtgtacaactggggcatttgaaagcCTTGGCCAAAGCTCCTGCCAAGTACCCAATCCGccgcgtgctgaccaagtatttctctgtCCCCAGAGGTCACACCctcatcaatgaacaaaacctatttctgggcagcATTCCGACACGTTTAGTGGGGTGTGTGAGCAACAAGGCTTTTGACTGGGACTACACTAAAAACCCGTTTCGTTTCCGACACTActacacaaacttcgtcgccttgTACGTTGGCGGTCGTCAGATTCCAACCAAGCCCCTGACACCCGACTTTGAGAACGAGAATTTCATCCgcacgtacatgaacctctttacccacACGGGGAAAGCGTTCCACGACGAGGGAAACAATATCAAGCGCACCACATTCGCCGAAGGCcacacgctgttttgtttcgacttgacccctGGCCTCCACGATGACCACCGACTGAACCTGGTACAAAAAGGggatttgcgcctggagatgcggtttgccaaaccactgccggaaaccattaacgtggtgcGCTACGCTGAATTCagcaatatcatagaaatagaccaaagccgaaacgtgctctgtgacttcgccagttga